The Streptomyces sp. NBC_01463 DNA window TGGCCGCGATGGCGGCCACGGTCACCGAATCGCTCTCCGTCAGCGGCATCCTGCTCGGCCGCACCATGGGCCGCTCCGACTCGCTCACCAAGGGCTTCGCCGAGGAGTCCGAGCGCCTCGTCGACCTCGAAGTGCGCTCCAGCATGGCCGGACGCTGGCGGATGTCGACGATCGGCATCGTCATGGCCGCCATGCCGGCTGTCATCTACTGGGCCGCGGGTCTCGCCCTGCAGTCCGGCGGACCCGACGTCTCGATCGGTACGCTCGTCGCCTTCGTCTCGCTCCAGCAGGGCCTCTTCCGGCCCGCCGTGAGCCTGCTCTCCACCGGCGTGCAGATGCAGACGTCCCTCGCGCTCTTCCAGCGGATCTTCGAATACCTCGACCTCACGGTGGACATCACCGAACCGGAGCAGCCGGTACGCCTGGAGAAGATCCGTGGCGAGGTCCGCTTCGAGGACGTCGACTTCAGCTACGACGAGAAGAGCGGCCCGACGCTCAGCGGTGTCGACGTGACCGTGCCCGCCGGCGCCAGCCTGGCCGTCGTCGGTCCCACCGGTTCCGGCAAGTCCACCCTCAGCTATCTGGTGCCGAGGCTGTACGACGTCACCGGTGGCCGGGTCACCCTCGACGGGGTCGACGTGCGCGATCTTGACTTCGACACCCTCGCCAGGGCGGTCGGCGTCGTCTCCCAGGAGACCTACCTCTTCCACGCCTCGGTCGCCGACAACCTCCGCTTCGCCAAGCCGGACGCAACCGACGAGGAGATCGAGGAAGCCGCCCGCGCGGCGCAGATCCACGACCACATCGCCTCCCTGCCCGACGGTTACGACACCCTCGTCGGTGAGCGCGGATACCGCTTCTCCGGGGGCGAGAAGCAGCGCCTGGCCATCGCGCGCACGATCCTGCGCGACCCGCCGGTGCTGATCCTCGACGAGGCGACGAGCGCCCTCGACACCCGTACGGAATTCGCGGTGCAGGAAGCGATCGACGCACTCTCGGCAGGACGCACCACGATCACCATCGCCCACCGGCTCTCCACGGTGCGCGACGCCGACCAGATCGTCGTCCTGGACGGTGGCCGCACCGCGGAGCGCGGCAGCCACGAGGAACTGCTCCAGCAGGACGGGCGCTACGCCGCCCTGGTCCGCAGGGACACCCACCTCGCCCCCGTGGCAGCGGGCTGACCTGCCGCCCGGCCCTTGCAGCGGCATTGCGCCCGCTGCCCCCGACTTCGCGGCCCGGAGCCGCTCCTTCCCGGTCCCGCGGCGCGCGGCCGACGCCACACAGGCGCGGCACATACGCGACACGGACACGACGCGGACGGGGCGCACACGACGGCGCCGCCGCTCCCGTGGGACGGGGAACGACGGCGCCGGGCGGAGCTATGGTCAGATGAGCCAACCCACGAAGTGGACGACGCCGGCCAGCAGGTTGGTGATCAGGTTCATCGGGTGTTTCTCCTTGTGCATGATGTAACTCAGGGACAGCACAGTCGCGGTCTGCAGCCCGTCGCTTGCGCCCTGTAATCATCAACCGCCGCAGGGTGGTTGAGCAACGAATGCCGATACGATCACGCGTTCCAGCGAACATCCGATCCCCTGTTCGTGTGTTCACTTCGCGCGATGCGGGGCGCGTGTCGCCACGGACGGGGTACCGGACGGCGGGATCGGCGCGGGATAGCGTGCCCGCATGGTGAACGAGTCCCCGGACACCCCTCCAGGACGCAGGACCCGCCGCAGTTCCCGCCGCAGGCTCCGCCCGACCCGGCGCGGCCGTCTGCTGCTCCTCGTCGGAGCCGTGCTCGTGCTCGGGGTCGCCGCCGCCGTTCTCGTACCGCTGCTGACCAGGGAGCCGAAGACCGCCGAGCAGACCCGCTCCCTGGTGATTCCGGAGGGCCGGCGGGCAGTGCAGGTGTACGCGGCCGCCGACAAGGTCCTCGGTGAACCCGCCGGCACCACGGAGAAGGCCGTGGCGACAGCGGATCTGCCGCTGCCGGCCGAGGCGAAGGGCAACCCGGAGGGCTACCTCTTCCCGGCGACGTACCCCGTCACCTCCGCCACGACCCCGAAGAGCCTGCTGCGCTACATGGCCGACACGGCACAGAGCCGCTTCGGCAAGGACCACATCACGGCCGGAGCGCAGCGCAACAACGTCACCGTGTACCAGACGGTGACGATCGCCAGCATCGTCCAGGCCGAGGCGGACACCGAGTCCGACATGGGGAAGGTGGCCCGGGTCATCCACAACCGGCTCGACCGCGGCATGCCCCTCCAGATGGACTCGACGCTCAACTACGCGCTGAACCGCAGCACTCTGGACACCACCACCGGCGACACGAAGATCGACAGCCCGTACAACAGCTACGAACGCAAGGGCCTGCCGCCCACACCCATCGGCAATCCGGGCGAGCAGGCGATGGTGGCGGCGATCAGCCCCACGCCCGGCCCCTGGCTCTACTTCGTCACGGTCGCACCGGGCGACACCCGTTTCACCGACGACTACGCCGAACAGCAGCGCAACGTGGCCGAGTTCAACCGCAACCGCCGCGGCGCGGGCACCGGCTGAGCGGCGCGTACCGAAGCACTCACACGGACACGGGCACGGACACGGCGTCCTCCTCGGCGGTCCCGGGCGCGGTCCGCGCCAGCAGCCGACTGATGGAGCGGACGGCGGCGCGCCCGGCCCGGTTGGCGCCGATGGTGCTGGCGGACGGCCCGTACCCGACGAGATGGATGCGCTCGTCCCGCACGGCCTGCGTCCCCTCGACCTTGATTCCGCCGCCCGGCTCACGGAGCCTCATCTGGGCGAGATGGTCGACGGCGGCCCGGAAACCGGTCGCCCAGAGGATGACGTCGGCCTCGACGCTCCGACCGTCGTCCCAGGCCACGCCGGTCGGTGTGATCCGGTCGAACATGGGGAGCCGGTCGAGCACCCCCGACTCGCGGGCCCGCCGGACGGCGTCGGTCACCGGCAGCCCGGTCACGCTCACGACACTCTCGGGCGGCAGCCCGCGCCGCACCCGTTCCTCCACCATGGCCACGGCCGCCCGGCCCTGGTCCGCGCCGAACGGCCCCTCCCGGAAGACCGGCGGCCGCCGGGTCACCCAGTGGGTGTCCGCCGCCACCTCGGCGATCTCCATCAGGTGCTGGGTGCCGGATGCCCCGCCCCCCACGACGACCACCCGCTGCCCGGCGAACTCGGCGGGCCCCGGATAGTTCGCGGTGTGCAACTGCCGCCCGCGGAAGGTGTCCTGTCCCGGGTAGCGCGGCCAGAACGGCCGGTCCCAGGTCCCCGTGGCGTTGATCAGGGCGCGGGTCGCGTACGTCCCCTCGGATGTCTCGACGAGCAGCCGGCCGCCCTCGCCCTCACGCACCGCACTGACCTCGACCGGCCGGTGCACCCGCAGGCCGAAGGCGCGCTCGTACGCGTCGAAGTACTCCCCGATCACCTCGGACGAGGGCCGGCTGTCGTCGGCCCCGGTCAGCTCCATGCCGGGCAGGGCGTGCATGCCGTGCACCTTGCCGTACGTCAGCGAGGGCCAGCGGAACTGCCAGGCGCCGCCGGGGTGCGGGGCATGGTCGAGGACCACGAAATCGCGGTCCGGCTCCAGACCGCTGCGGCGCAGATGGTAGGCGCCGGACAGACCTGCCTGTCCGGCACCGATCACCACGACATCGACTGAGTGCACCCCGACGTTGTTCACGTTTCTACTAACCGTGGCGGGTGTGCGGATCTTCCCGCAGAGGCGATCGGGCCGTGCCCGGCCTCGCGCCCCGGCGCATCCGCCGGTCTCACCGCCCCCCGGCGAACAGCAACGGCGCCCCGCCCGGTGCGGAGGCCGGCCGGCCGTTCACCGCGGGCACTCCCAGCAACGGGGACGCCGGGACGGTCGACAGCAGCCCCCGGCGCGCCAGCTCGGGCGTGACACCCTCGCCGAACCAGTACGCCTCCTCCAGGTGCGGGTACCCGGACAGCACGAAGTGCTCCACCCCCAGGGAGTGGTACTCCTCGATCCGGTCCGCGACCTCGGCGTGACTGCCGACCAGCGCGGTCCCGGCGCCACCCCGCACCAGACCGACCCCGGCCCACAGGTTCGGCGCGATCTCCAGCTGATCGCGCGAACCGCCGTGCAGCGCCAGCATCCGCTGCTGCCCCACCGACTCACTGCGCCCCAGCGCCTGCTGAGCGGCCGCGATCGTGTCGGCGTCGAGGTCGCCGAGCAGCCGGTCGGCCGTCGCCCACGCCTCCTTCGAGGAGTCGCGCGAGATGGTGTGCAGCCGGATCCCGAACCGGACCGTGCGTCCCTGCTCCTCGGCCAGCCCGCGAATCCAGTCGATCTTCTTCTTCACATCGGCGGGCCGCTCGCCCCACGTCAGATAGACGTCCGCGTGCGCGGCGGCGACGGGCCCCGCCGCGGCCGAGGACCCGCCGAAGAAGATGTCGGGCAGCGGGTCCGGCGGCAGCGCCGTCAGCCCGCCCTCCACCTGATAGTGCTCACCGTCGAAGTCGAACGGCTGCCCGCTCCAGGCGCCCCGCACCACCGACAGGAACTCCGCGGTCCTGGCGTACCGCCGGTCATGGTCCAGATGGTCCCCGAACCGGCGCTGCTCCGTCGAGTCGCCGCCGGTCACCACGTTCAGCAGCAGCCGCCCCCGGGTGATCCGCTGATACGTCGCGGCCATCTGCGCGGCGAGCACGGGCGAGATCACCCCCGGCCGGAACGCCACCAGGAACTTCAGCCGCTCGGTGTGCTGAGCCAGCGCCACGGTCGTCAGCCAGGCGTCCTCGCACCAGGTACCGGTCGGCGTCAGCACCGCCTCGAAGCCCAGCTGCTCGGCGGCCTTCGCGATCTGCGCCAGGTACTCGATGTCGGGGGCGCGCACCCCGCTGGTCGGGGTGATCCGGTCCCGCTTGATCCCGCCGTCGGTGTACGCGTGCCGGTCGACGAGCGTGCGCCCGTCACCGCCGGTGGGGAGGAACCAGTGCAGATGGACGTTCATGAGGAGGCCTTTCCGTACGAGCGGGGGAGGGCGGGTTCACAGAGGGGCACGGCAGGGGGTTCAGGAGACGAGGCGGAGCGGTCCGGCCCCGGACCCGAACCGGACCCGGGGCCGGCCCCGTTCGGCGTCGGAGCGTGCGGAGTCGGATCAGACGTCGGCCTCCGGACCGAGCTCGGCGAGCAGCCGCGCACGCAGCGAGGCGAACTCGGGTGTACCGGGCAGGCGTGGACGGTCCGCCGCGACCGGCGTCCCGTACGTGATCACGCCGTCCCGCAGCACGAGCGCACGGTCGGCGAACAGCAGCGCCTGGTCCACATCCCGGGTGACGAGCAGAACCGTGCACCCACGGTGCCGCCGCCGGAGCTCGGCCACCGGCCACGAGGCGGCGATGTCGCCGAACGGGTCGTCGAGAAGCAGCAGATCGGGCCGGCGGGCCGGCACCCGTGCGACCGGGACGCGCCGGGCCCCGTCGCCGGAGAGCGCCCTCGGCCAGGCCCGGGACCGACGGAGGGGCGCGCAGTCTTCCCCCACCACTTCCACGAAGCCTGGTCCGGGATGATCTCCCGAAGGCGGCTCGAGCAGCTTGCGCCAGAGCCGTTTCCAGGGCGCAGGCCGCGGTGCCGGCCGAAGGAGCACACGCCCCTTCGGCACCAGAACGGTCCCGCGGATCTCCCGGTCGAGCCCGGCGAGCACCCGCAGGAGCGTCGACTTGCCACTGCCGCCGCGCCCGAGCACGGCGGTGAACTCCCCCGCGCGCAGGGTGAGATCGAGCCCGTCGATGACGGCCCGTCCGCCGAAGGAACGGGTCAGCCCGACGACGCGTACGACGTCCTGCGGAGGAAGGGCCGGTGAGGGGGAGGGGGCGCTCATGACTCCGTGCAGGTCGGTCGCCATGACGGCAGCCTTTCCGGGATACGGACGACGAGATCGGGAGGTGGGACTCCGGGAGGCATCCCCGAGACCCGGCCCCGGGCCCGCACCGGTAGGAACCGGACCAGGAGATCCCCGGACGCATAAGGCCGAGGACGGAGACGGGACGGGGCGGGGCGTGCACACCATCAGGCGGAGGGGCCGACGGATCACTCCGCCCGGTCACTCACGGGTCATGCGTGGAGGAACGTCAGCAGCCGCGGCGACAACACGCGGCAGAGGCCACCCGCAGCAGGTCGATGTGACCGCGCGAAGTGAGCATGACTGACCGGAACATGGCGCCGAACGTAGCCGCCGACAGGAGGACGGTCAACGGTGTCTCGGCACCTGGACGAGCAATCCTGCGTGGTGGGCGGGAGAATGGGCGCATGTCCTCCGCCTTCACCACCAGCGTCCTTCACGTCACCACCGGCACGACGGAGACCGTCACCGACCTGACGTCCGACTGCGAGCAGTTCCTCAGCCGCACGGCCGCGGGCCGCGACGGCCTGCTCAACATCTTCGTCCCGCACGCGACGGCGGGCATCGCCGTACTGGAGACCGGCGCGGGCAGCGACGACGACCTCCTGGCCGCCCTGCACGCCCTGCTCCCGGCCGACGACCGCTGGCAGCACCGCCACGGCAGCCCGGGCCACGGCCGCGACCACGTCCTCCCGGCCCTCGTCCCGCCGCACGCGACGCTGCCCGTGATCGCGGGACGGCTGGAGCTGGGGACGTGGCAGTCGGTGTGTCTGGTGGACACCAACAAGGACAACGCCAACCGTCAGGTGCGGCTGAGCTTCCTGGGCTGACCAGGGTCGCTCGCAGGCGGTCATGTTGAGCGGGCCCCGCGTTCCGGCGGCTTCACACAGCGGACGGACCGCGCTGCACGGCAGCAGGTGAGCAGGCCCGGGCAACTTCGATCCGGCCTATCTGTTCATGACCACCGTTCGAATTCGGCGTCGAGGCGCGGGTCGGTGCGTACCCAGACTTCGCCATCGGCGGCCTCGGCCGGGGCGTCGACTCCTTCGATGCCGAGGAATTCGATCAACTTGAGCAGTTCGGCCCGTTCGGCCCGGTCGTCACCGACGTCATGGGAGTCGAAGAAGACGTAGTACTGGTCGCTCGGGTCTACGATGCCCGAATCTGCCCAGATCCGGGCGACTTCCTCGATTGCCGCGGCCTCGGTCGTGATCGTGGCGGCGCGAGCAACGCCACGAGTCTCCGGTGACGCGTCGAGGTCCGCGAGGTCCGGGAACCACTGGCCGAAGTGGTCGAGGCCGGTGTATCCGTTCTCGAAGAAGAGCATCGCGCTCGGAAGGTAGCGATTCCCCCTGTCCACCCGGAGGTATTCCGACCGGGGTGTGTCCGCCGCCTCGATCCGGGCGATCACGCCTTGTCCGGGCATGAGCACCAAGCTCTGTCCCGCCGGTTCATCCTCGATGGTGTAAGTAGCAGAGTCTCGATCCCGGAAGAAAGCGGAGAATGCCACGTACGCTTCCTGGGGGTTGCCCACGGAGACCTGCTGGTCGTTGCCGTCACCGACGGCGAAGACGAACTGTTTTGGGCCAGGGGCGTAAGGGCGGGCCACGTGTGTCCTTCCAGCAGGTGTGATACGCGCGTCAGCGTAGTCGCATCAGAGCTGACGGACCGGCCGCCGTTCATGGCCGACGAACTGCCGGAAGGGCCGGCGGGAGGCTGCCTCGAACGCCGGTGCCTCGCGGCCGTTACCGCCACCGTGACACCGCACATGATGCGCGAGGTCGGTGGGCGCCTCGGCCCGGAGCACGCCGCGGTGCTGACCGGCCGGAGGCCTGACCTCCGGCCGGTCAGCACCCACGCTCGTCAGGTGGCGTTGCCCGTCGGGATCACGGCGACAGCAGGGGCGGGGACGGTGTCCGTGTCGTCGGCGGCCGCGGCCTTCGCCGATGTTGCGATTCCGAGCTTCTCGAGGATCTTCCTCTCGATCTCGTCGGTGAGGCCGGGGTTGTCCTTGAGGAAGGCGCGGGCCTTCTCCTTGCCCTGGCCGAGCTGGTCGCCCTCGTACGTGTACCAGGCGCCGGCCTTGCGGACGAAGCCGTTGTCCACGCCCATGTCGATCAGACCGCCCTCGCGGCTGATGCCCTGGCCGTAGAGGATGTCGAACTCGGCCTGCTTGAAGGGCGGCGCGACCTTGTTCTTGACGACCTTGACACGGGTGCGGTTGCCGATCGCGTCGGTCCCGTCCTTCAGTGTCTCGATACGCCGGATGTCCAGGCGCACCGAGGCGTAGAACTTCAGCGCACGGCCGCCGGTCGTGGTCTCCGGCGAGCCGAACATCACGCCGATCTTCTCGCGGAGCTGATTGATGAAGATCGCCGTCGTCCTCGTCTGGCTGAGCGCGCTGGTGATCTTCCGGAGCGCCTGGCTCATCAGACGGGCCTGCAGGCCCATGTGGGAGTCACCCATGGCGCCCTCGATCTCGGCACGCGGCACCAGGGCCGCGACGGAGTCGATCACGATCAGGTCGATCGCGCCGGAGCGGATCAGGATGTCGACGATCTCCAGCGCCTGTTCGCCGTTGTCCGGCTGGGACAGGATGAGGTTGTCGGTGTCGACGCCGAGCTTCTTGGCGTACTCCGGGTCCAGGGCGTGTTCGGCGTCGACGAAGGCCACCGTGCCGCCGGCTTTCTGCG harbors:
- the recA gene encoding recombinase RecA, coding for MAGTDHEKALDTALAQIERKFGKGAVMRLGERPNEPIEVIPTGSTALDVALGVGGLPRGRVVEVYGPESSGKTTLTLHAVANAQKAGGTVAFVDAEHALDPEYAKKLGVDTDNLILSQPDNGEQALEIVDILIRSGAIDLIVIDSVAALVPRAEIEGAMGDSHMGLQARLMSQALRKITSALSQTRTTAIFINQLREKIGVMFGSPETTTGGRALKFYASVRLDIRRIETLKDGTDAIGNRTRVKVVKNKVAPPFKQAEFDILYGQGISREGGLIDMGVDNGFVRKAGAWYTYEGDQLGQGKEKARAFLKDNPGLTDEIERKILEKLGIATSAKAAAADDTDTVPAPAVAVIPTGNAT
- a CDS encoding ABC transporter ATP-binding protein/permease — protein: MKPDEPTWTPPPRDAAQPPAELRRILRLFHPYRGRLAVVGLLVGASSLVSVASPFLLREILDTAIPQGRTGLLSLLALGMILTAVMNSVFGVLQTLISTTVGQRVMHDLRTAVYTQLQRMPLAFFTRTRTGEVQSRIANDIGGMQATVTSTATSLVSNLTAVIATVVAMLALDWRLTVVSLLLLPVFVWISRRVGRERKKITTQRQKQMAAMAATVTESLSVSGILLGRTMGRSDSLTKGFAEESERLVDLEVRSSMAGRWRMSTIGIVMAAMPAVIYWAAGLALQSGGPDVSIGTLVAFVSLQQGLFRPAVSLLSTGVQMQTSLALFQRIFEYLDLTVDITEPEQPVRLEKIRGEVRFEDVDFSYDEKSGPTLSGVDVTVPAGASLAVVGPTGSGKSTLSYLVPRLYDVTGGRVTLDGVDVRDLDFDTLARAVGVVSQETYLFHASVADNLRFAKPDATDEEIEEAARAAQIHDHIASLPDGYDTLVGERGYRFSGGEKQRLAIARTILRDPPVLILDEATSALDTRTEFAVQEAIDALSAGRTTITIAHRLSTVRDADQIVVLDGGRTAERGSHEELLQQDGRYAALVRRDTHLAPVAAG
- a CDS encoding ATP-binding cassette domain-containing protein gives rise to the protein MSAPSPSPALPPQDVVRVVGLTRSFGGRAVIDGLDLTLRAGEFTAVLGRGGSGKSTLLRVLAGLDREIRGTVLVPKGRVLLRPAPRPAPWKRLWRKLLEPPSGDHPGPGFVEVVGEDCAPLRRSRAWPRALSGDGARRVPVARVPARRPDLLLLDDPFGDIAASWPVAELRRRHRGCTVLLVTRDVDQALLFADRALVLRDGVITYGTPVAADRPRLPGTPEFASLRARLLAELGPEADV
- a CDS encoding secondary thiamine-phosphate synthase enzyme YjbQ → MSSAFTTSVLHVTTGTTETVTDLTSDCEQFLSRTAAGRDGLLNIFVPHATAGIAVLETGAGSDDDLLAALHALLPADDRWQHRHGSPGHGRDHVLPALVPPHATLPVIAGRLELGTWQSVCLVDTNKDNANRQVRLSFLG
- a CDS encoding NAD(P)/FAD-dependent oxidoreductase; amino-acid sequence: MHSVDVVVIGAGQAGLSGAYHLRRSGLEPDRDFVVLDHAPHPGGAWQFRWPSLTYGKVHGMHALPGMELTGADDSRPSSEVIGEYFDAYERAFGLRVHRPVEVSAVREGEGGRLLVETSEGTYATRALINATGTWDRPFWPRYPGQDTFRGRQLHTANYPGPAEFAGQRVVVVGGGASGTQHLMEIAEVAADTHWVTRRPPVFREGPFGADQGRAAVAMVEERVRRGLPPESVVSVTGLPVTDAVRRARESGVLDRLPMFDRITPTGVAWDDGRSVEADVILWATGFRAAVDHLAQMRLREPGGGIKVEGTQAVRDERIHLVGYGPSASTIGANRAGRAAVRSISRLLARTAPGTAEEDAVSVPVSV
- the mltG gene encoding endolytic transglycosylase MltG, coding for MVNESPDTPPGRRTRRSSRRRLRPTRRGRLLLLVGAVLVLGVAAAVLVPLLTREPKTAEQTRSLVIPEGRRAVQVYAAADKVLGEPAGTTEKAVATADLPLPAEAKGNPEGYLFPATYPVTSATTPKSLLRYMADTAQSRFGKDHITAGAQRNNVTVYQTVTIASIVQAEADTESDMGKVARVIHNRLDRGMPLQMDSTLNYALNRSTLDTTTGDTKIDSPYNSYERKGLPPTPIGNPGEQAMVAAISPTPGPWLYFVTVAPGDTRFTDDYAEQQRNVAEFNRNRRGAGTG
- a CDS encoding LLM class flavin-dependent oxidoreductase, which gives rise to MNVHLHWFLPTGGDGRTLVDRHAYTDGGIKRDRITPTSGVRAPDIEYLAQIAKAAEQLGFEAVLTPTGTWCEDAWLTTVALAQHTERLKFLVAFRPGVISPVLAAQMAATYQRITRGRLLLNVVTGGDSTEQRRFGDHLDHDRRYARTAEFLSVVRGAWSGQPFDFDGEHYQVEGGLTALPPDPLPDIFFGGSSAAAGPVAAAHADVYLTWGERPADVKKKIDWIRGLAEEQGRTVRFGIRLHTISRDSSKEAWATADRLLGDLDADTIAAAQQALGRSESVGQQRMLALHGGSRDQLEIAPNLWAGVGLVRGGAGTALVGSHAEVADRIEEYHSLGVEHFVLSGYPHLEEAYWFGEGVTPELARRGLLSTVPASPLLGVPAVNGRPASAPGGAPLLFAGGR
- a CDS encoding DUF6357 family protein, with translation MARPYAPGPKQFVFAVGDGNDQQVSVGNPQEAYVAFSAFFRDRDSATYTIEDEPAGQSLVLMPGQGVIARIEAADTPRSEYLRVDRGNRYLPSAMLFFENGYTGLDHFGQWFPDLADLDASPETRGVARAATITTEAAAIEEVARIWADSGIVDPSDQYYVFFDSHDVGDDRAERAELLKLIEFLGIEGVDAPAEAADGEVWVRTDPRLDAEFERWS